One genomic segment of Brassica napus cultivar Da-Ae chromosome A3, Da-Ae, whole genome shotgun sequence includes these proteins:
- the LOC106438612 gene encoding uncharacterized protein LOC106438612 isoform X2, whose product MSIPDEQQFSMDQLDESNKKPRISYTRNFLLSLKDKDVCTKLPNLPTEFNDLLLRDTEDPSPERLRISGDFGLRRNDYSSSPPTRGELGSNSRGTHGRWEGRSGGWNDKDADSSHSDRDPERGRRSGLPSRRPWQPPEHDGLLGKGSFPKPSGFGAGSSGPRPQSNDTYQLRRSNEPYHPPRPYKAEPYTRRDARDSLNDETFGASDSTSEDRAEEERKRRASFELLRKEHQKVFQERQKSNPDLRKNDFDFTELLGESKDEKERPSRSDEVHNTPSDPGSSNHSFPPQSNAPRPLVPPGFASTVLERKQGGKPQAETSQHERSPLNPKGVNMVNAGITIGSSEMLVEGEAVRVYSPDTSEKAANIPSFVGISTNTVNQDKSFENISSISTAAEAQGYPIKTEQAPVTLEHKKSLEDGPSILDKIFNTAINLNSGDSSSITQKIVVKVEETRSPQTVKSSKFAHLFLEEDNKPDEDPPSSRPPGGLLSLLQGADKLQGHATKNIDKLSNTSASKPVTAVPPVLTCEDLEQSILSEVSEINLPPPPSLPVDQDFSVSSLKKTKQRKASVDDQASQHLLSLLQRSADPKSQDTVTETRLPPSVKASTAGEADPGKSLTLENLFGSAFMNELQSIGEPVSGRAMVADAPGVTLRSDRSMGELSQRNQIRPDGLTGGLQGLPGDGNFLGVGDPVNPQKYMSFPGSHNQEPEVTFDISGKLATLNSGPRNDRPTMGGQDGPFLQRHPQQYAHVKPQLDFMGQGSIRGQHQDSSPNHPFPPNMIHHRPPFQNSTTSGLPEFDHLPPHMMHMQDNLQRQHLMQGFPGGGPPHHQSPNVNNQMQGLIPELNPSQGFPFAHRQPNYGIPPGSQVNRVEHPASLQALLGIHQRIDPSKQSPAMGQAGGPNRQGSMGHELDHGFGYR is encoded by the exons ATGAGTATACCTGATGAACAACAATTTTCCATGGATCAACTTGATGAATCAAATAA GAAACCGAGAATTTCATACACGAGAAACTTTCTTTTATCCTTGAAAGATAAAGATGTTTGTACGAAGCTGCCAAATCTTCCCACTGAGTTTAATGATTTACTCTTGCG TGACACCGAAGATCCTTCACCCGAGCGGCTGAGAATTTCTGGCGATTTTGGTTTGAGACGGAATGACTACAGTTCATCGCCTCCCACTAGGGGTGAATTAGGTAGCAACTCCCGAGGCACCCATGGAAGATGGGAGGGGCGCTCAGGTGGATGGAATGATAAAGATGCTGATTCTTCACATTCAGACCGGGACCCAG AGCGTGGAAGGCGTTCTGGCTTGCCGTCTCGGAGGCCTTGGCAACCACCGGAGCATGATGGACTTCTTGGGAAAGGTTCTTTCCCTAAGCCTTCTGGATTTGGTGCGGGATCATCTGGCCCCAGACCTCAATCTAATGACACGTATCAGCTGAGGAGAAGCAATGAACCTTACCATCCTCCTCGCCCATACAAG GCGGAACCTTACACTCGACGTGACGCTAGAGACTCACTAAATGATGAGACGTTTGGTGCGTCTGACTCTACAAGTGAAGATAgagctgaagaagaaagaaaaagaagag CttcttttgagttgttgaggaAGGAACATCAAAAAGTATTTCAGGAGAGGCAAAAATCAAACCCAGACTTACGTAAAAACGACTTCGATTTTACTGAACTGCTTGGGGAGTCCAAAGATGAAAAAGAGCGGCCAAGTAGAAGCGATGAAGTCCATAACACTCCATCAGATCCTGGTTCTAGTAACCACTCTTTTCCCCCTCAAAGTAATGCGCCCAGGCCGCTTGTACCTCCTGGTTTTGCTAGCACAGTTTTGGAAAGAAAGCAAGGGGGAAAACCTCAA GCTGAAACTTCTCAACATGAGCGTAGTCCTTTGAATCCCAAAGGCGTTAATATGGTGAATGCGGGAATTACGATAGGCTCAAGTGAGATGCTGGTAGAAGGTGAAGCTGTTCGTGTCTACTCCCCTGACACAAGTGAAAAGGCTGCTAATATACCTTCATTTGTAGGAATATCTACAAATACAGTTAATCAGGAcaaaagttttgaaaatatttccTCCATCTCAACCGCTGCTGAAGCTCAGGGATATCCTATAAAAACTGAGCAGGCTCCAGTAACGCTAGAACACAAGAAAAGCTTGGAGGATGGGCCATCAATTCTCGATAAGATATTCAACACCGCTATAAATTTGAATAGTGGTGACTCCTCTAGTATAACTCAG AAAATTGTCGTAAAAGTTGAAGAGACAAGGAGCCCTCAGACTGTTAAATCCTCAAAGTTCGCACATCTATTTCTTGAAGAAG ATAACAAGCCAGACGAAGATCCCCCATCTAGCAGGCCACCAGGAGGCTTACTGTCACTACTTCAAGGTGCAGATAAATTGCAAGGCCACGCCACTAAAAACATTGATAAGTTAAGCAACACATCCGCAAGTAAACCAGTAACAGCTGTTCCACCTGTTCTTACTTGCGAAGACCTTGAGCAGTCAATTCTGTCAGAAGTCAGTGAAATcaatcttcctcctcctccttcattGCCAGTTGACCAAGACTTTAGTGTTTCTTCATTGAAGAAGACCAAACAACGGAAAGCATCTGTTGATGACCAGGCTTCGCAGCaccttctttctttattacagaGAAGTGCAGACCCAAAAAGTCAAGATACGGTAACAGAGACTAGACTACCACCATCTGTGAAAGCAAGTACTGCCGGAGAAGCAGATCCGGGGAAGTCTTTGACTCTTGAGAATCTGTTTGGGAGTGCCTTCATGAATGAACTGCAGTCAATTGGAGAACCAGTCTCGGGAAGAGCTATGGTTGCTGATGCTCCTGGGGTCACGCTACGATCAGACAGGTCTATGGGTGAACTGAGCCAAAGAAATCAAATCAGACCTGACGGTCTCACCGGAGGGCTACAAGGCCTTCCAGGAGATGGTAACTTCCTTGGCGTTGGCGATCCTGTAAACCCACAAAAATACATGTCTTTTCCAGGATCTCATAATCAGGAGCCTGAAGTAACTTTCGACATCTCTGGCAAGCTAGCTACTTTAAACTCTGGTCCAAGGAACGATAGACCAACTATGGGAGGTCAAGATGGTCCCTTTCTTCAACGCCATCCCCAACAATATGCTCATGTAAAACCTCAGCTCGATTTCATGGGCCAAGGAAGCATCAGAGGTCAACATCAGGATTCTTCACCAAATCACCCGTTTCCACCAAACATGATTCACCATCGTCCACCTTTCCAGAATTCAACAACTAGTGGACTTCCTGAGTTTGATCATCTTCCGCCTCATATGATGCATATGCAAGACAACCTGCAACGCCAGCATCTAATGCAAGGATTCCCCGGTGGTGGTCCACCACACCATCAGTCTCCTAATGTAAACAATCAAATGCAGGGTCTCATCCCCGAGTTAAATCCATCACAAGGCTTTCCCTTCGCTCATCGCCAACCCAACTACGGTATCCCACCAG GTTCTCAAGTCAACAGAGTTGAACATCCAGCTTCACTGCAGGCACTCTTGGGGATTCACCAGAGGATAGACCCGTCCAAGCAGTCGCCCGCAATGGGTCAAGCCGGTGGTCCTAATCGTCAGGGCTCTATGGGTCATGAACTGGACCATGGCTTTGGCTACAGATAA
- the LOC106438612 gene encoding uncharacterized protein LOC106438612 isoform X3, giving the protein MSIPDEQQFSMDQLDESNKKPRISYTRNFLLSLKDKDVCTKLPNLPTEFNDLLLRDTEDPSPERLRISGDFGLRRNDYSSSPPTRGELGSNSRGTHGRWEGRSGGWNDKDADSSHSDRDPGERGRRSGLPSRRPWQPPEHDGLLGKGSFPKPSGFGAGSSGPRPQSNDTYQLRRSNEPYHPPRPYKAEPYTRRDARDSLNDETFGASDSTSEDRAEEERKRRASFELLRKEHQKVFQERQKSNPDLRKNDFDFTELLGESKDEKERPSRSDEVHNTPSDPGSSNHSFPPQSNAPRPLVPPGFASTVLERKQGGKPQAETSQHERSPLNPKGVNMVNAGITIGSSEMLVEGISTNTVNQDKSFENISSISTAAEAQGYPIKTEQAPVTLEHKKSLEDGPSILDKIFNTAINLNSGDSSSITQKIVVKVEETRSPQTVKSSKFAHLFLEEDNKPDEDPPSSRPPGGLLSLLQGADKLQGHATKNIDKLSNTSASKPVTAVPPVLTCEDLEQSILSEVSEINLPPPPSLPVDQDFSVSSLKKTKQRKASVDDQASQHLLSLLQRSADPKSQDTVTETRLPPSVKASTAGEADPGKSLTLENLFGSAFMNELQSIGEPVSGRAMVADAPGVTLRSDRSMGELSQRNQIRPDGLTGGLQGLPGDGNFLGVGDPVNPQKYMSFPGSHNQEPEVTFDISGKLATLNSGPRNDRPTMGGQDGPFLQRHPQQYAHVKPQLDFMGQGSIRGQHQDSSPNHPFPPNMIHHRPPFQNSTTSGLPEFDHLPPHMMHMQDNLQRQHLMQGFPGGGPPHHQSPNVNNQMQGLIPELNPSQGFPFAHRQPNYGIPPGSQVNRVEHPASLQALLGIHQRIDPSKQSPAMGQAGGPNRQGSMGHELDHGFGYR; this is encoded by the exons ATGAGTATACCTGATGAACAACAATTTTCCATGGATCAACTTGATGAATCAAATAA GAAACCGAGAATTTCATACACGAGAAACTTTCTTTTATCCTTGAAAGATAAAGATGTTTGTACGAAGCTGCCAAATCTTCCCACTGAGTTTAATGATTTACTCTTGCG TGACACCGAAGATCCTTCACCCGAGCGGCTGAGAATTTCTGGCGATTTTGGTTTGAGACGGAATGACTACAGTTCATCGCCTCCCACTAGGGGTGAATTAGGTAGCAACTCCCGAGGCACCCATGGAAGATGGGAGGGGCGCTCAGGTGGATGGAATGATAAAGATGCTGATTCTTCACATTCAGACCGGGACCCAG GAGAGCGTGGAAGGCGTTCTGGCTTGCCGTCTCGGAGGCCTTGGCAACCACCGGAGCATGATGGACTTCTTGGGAAAGGTTCTTTCCCTAAGCCTTCTGGATTTGGTGCGGGATCATCTGGCCCCAGACCTCAATCTAATGACACGTATCAGCTGAGGAGAAGCAATGAACCTTACCATCCTCCTCGCCCATACAAG GCGGAACCTTACACTCGACGTGACGCTAGAGACTCACTAAATGATGAGACGTTTGGTGCGTCTGACTCTACAAGTGAAGATAgagctgaagaagaaagaaaaagaagag CttcttttgagttgttgaggaAGGAACATCAAAAAGTATTTCAGGAGAGGCAAAAATCAAACCCAGACTTACGTAAAAACGACTTCGATTTTACTGAACTGCTTGGGGAGTCCAAAGATGAAAAAGAGCGGCCAAGTAGAAGCGATGAAGTCCATAACACTCCATCAGATCCTGGTTCTAGTAACCACTCTTTTCCCCCTCAAAGTAATGCGCCCAGGCCGCTTGTACCTCCTGGTTTTGCTAGCACAGTTTTGGAAAGAAAGCAAGGGGGAAAACCTCAA GCTGAAACTTCTCAACATGAGCGTAGTCCTTTGAATCCCAAAGGCGTTAATATGGTGAATGCGGGAATTACGATAGGCTCAAGTGAGATGCTGGTAGAAG GAATATCTACAAATACAGTTAATCAGGAcaaaagttttgaaaatatttccTCCATCTCAACCGCTGCTGAAGCTCAGGGATATCCTATAAAAACTGAGCAGGCTCCAGTAACGCTAGAACACAAGAAAAGCTTGGAGGATGGGCCATCAATTCTCGATAAGATATTCAACACCGCTATAAATTTGAATAGTGGTGACTCCTCTAGTATAACTCAG AAAATTGTCGTAAAAGTTGAAGAGACAAGGAGCCCTCAGACTGTTAAATCCTCAAAGTTCGCACATCTATTTCTTGAAGAAG ATAACAAGCCAGACGAAGATCCCCCATCTAGCAGGCCACCAGGAGGCTTACTGTCACTACTTCAAGGTGCAGATAAATTGCAAGGCCACGCCACTAAAAACATTGATAAGTTAAGCAACACATCCGCAAGTAAACCAGTAACAGCTGTTCCACCTGTTCTTACTTGCGAAGACCTTGAGCAGTCAATTCTGTCAGAAGTCAGTGAAATcaatcttcctcctcctccttcattGCCAGTTGACCAAGACTTTAGTGTTTCTTCATTGAAGAAGACCAAACAACGGAAAGCATCTGTTGATGACCAGGCTTCGCAGCaccttctttctttattacagaGAAGTGCAGACCCAAAAAGTCAAGATACGGTAACAGAGACTAGACTACCACCATCTGTGAAAGCAAGTACTGCCGGAGAAGCAGATCCGGGGAAGTCTTTGACTCTTGAGAATCTGTTTGGGAGTGCCTTCATGAATGAACTGCAGTCAATTGGAGAACCAGTCTCGGGAAGAGCTATGGTTGCTGATGCTCCTGGGGTCACGCTACGATCAGACAGGTCTATGGGTGAACTGAGCCAAAGAAATCAAATCAGACCTGACGGTCTCACCGGAGGGCTACAAGGCCTTCCAGGAGATGGTAACTTCCTTGGCGTTGGCGATCCTGTAAACCCACAAAAATACATGTCTTTTCCAGGATCTCATAATCAGGAGCCTGAAGTAACTTTCGACATCTCTGGCAAGCTAGCTACTTTAAACTCTGGTCCAAGGAACGATAGACCAACTATGGGAGGTCAAGATGGTCCCTTTCTTCAACGCCATCCCCAACAATATGCTCATGTAAAACCTCAGCTCGATTTCATGGGCCAAGGAAGCATCAGAGGTCAACATCAGGATTCTTCACCAAATCACCCGTTTCCACCAAACATGATTCACCATCGTCCACCTTTCCAGAATTCAACAACTAGTGGACTTCCTGAGTTTGATCATCTTCCGCCTCATATGATGCATATGCAAGACAACCTGCAACGCCAGCATCTAATGCAAGGATTCCCCGGTGGTGGTCCACCACACCATCAGTCTCCTAATGTAAACAATCAAATGCAGGGTCTCATCCCCGAGTTAAATCCATCACAAGGCTTTCCCTTCGCTCATCGCCAACCCAACTACGGTATCCCACCAG GTTCTCAAGTCAACAGAGTTGAACATCCAGCTTCACTGCAGGCACTCTTGGGGATTCACCAGAGGATAGACCCGTCCAAGCAGTCGCCCGCAATGGGTCAAGCCGGTGGTCCTAATCGTCAGGGCTCTATGGGTCATGAACTGGACCATGGCTTTGGCTACAGATAA
- the LOC106438619 gene encoding 50S ribosomal protein L5, chloroplastic: MACPSLLQSSASSFHGRFTSLAAPSSVRVLPPPLRNVVKVSASGTVLVEKSEAEKVQRLKTAYLERIIPALKEEFKYINIHQVPKVQKIVVNCGIGDAAQNDKGLEAAMKDIALITGQKPVKTRARASIATFKIREDQPLGIAVTLRGDVMYSFLDRLINLALPRTRDFQGVSPSSFDGNGNYSIGVKDQSVFPEIRFDAIGKARGMDVCISTTAKTDQEGQKLLALMGMPFREGSSANTGAPVRKKKLKSHHFDAKGKGKGKR; encoded by the exons ATGGCGTGTCCTTCGCTTCTGCAGTCTTCCGCTTCTTCGTTTCACGGCCGTTTCACATCTCTAGCTGCTCCATCCTCCGTACGGGTGCTCCCTCCACCGCTGAGAAACGTGGTGAAAGTCTCGGCGTCGGGAACTGTGCTGGTGGAGAAATCTGAGGCGGAGAAAGTCCAGCGGCTTAAAACCGCGTACCTGGAGAGAATCATCCCCGCGCTCAAAGAAGAGTTTAAGTACATTAATATTCACCAG GTTCCTAAGGTTCAGAAGATTGTGGTGAATTGTGGTATTGGAGATGCAGCGCAGAACGACAAAGGTTTGGAGGCAGCAATGAAAGACATAGCGCTTATTACAGGGCAGAAGCCTGTCAAGACCCGAGCTAGAGCTTCCATTGCCACTTTCAAGATTAGGGAAGATCAACCTCTTGGCATTGCCGTCACCCTCAGAGGAGAC GTGATGTACTCGTTCTTGGATCGTCTGATCAATTTAGCACTGCCAAGAACACGAGATTTCCAAGGTGTGAGCCCCAGTAGCTTTGATGGCAACGGAAACTACAGCATTGGTGTCAAAGACCAAAGTGTTTTCCCTGAAATCAG ATTTGATGCGATTGGGAAAGCAAGAGGAATGGATGTATGCATCAGCACAACGGCTAAAACGGATCAAGAAGGACAGAAGCTGTTGGCTCTGATGGGAATGCCTTTCAGGGAAGGAAGCAGTGCCAACACAGGGGCGCCAGTGAGGAAGAAGAAACTGAAGTCTCATCATTTTGATGCTAAAGGCAAAGGCAAAGGAAAGAGATGA
- the LOC106438612 gene encoding uncharacterized protein LOC106438612 isoform X1 has product MSIPDEQQFSMDQLDESNKKPRISYTRNFLLSLKDKDVCTKLPNLPTEFNDLLLRDTEDPSPERLRISGDFGLRRNDYSSSPPTRGELGSNSRGTHGRWEGRSGGWNDKDADSSHSDRDPGERGRRSGLPSRRPWQPPEHDGLLGKGSFPKPSGFGAGSSGPRPQSNDTYQLRRSNEPYHPPRPYKAEPYTRRDARDSLNDETFGASDSTSEDRAEEERKRRASFELLRKEHQKVFQERQKSNPDLRKNDFDFTELLGESKDEKERPSRSDEVHNTPSDPGSSNHSFPPQSNAPRPLVPPGFASTVLERKQGGKPQAETSQHERSPLNPKGVNMVNAGITIGSSEMLVEGEAVRVYSPDTSEKAANIPSFVGISTNTVNQDKSFENISSISTAAEAQGYPIKTEQAPVTLEHKKSLEDGPSILDKIFNTAINLNSGDSSSITQKIVVKVEETRSPQTVKSSKFAHLFLEEDNKPDEDPPSSRPPGGLLSLLQGADKLQGHATKNIDKLSNTSASKPVTAVPPVLTCEDLEQSILSEVSEINLPPPPSLPVDQDFSVSSLKKTKQRKASVDDQASQHLLSLLQRSADPKSQDTVTETRLPPSVKASTAGEADPGKSLTLENLFGSAFMNELQSIGEPVSGRAMVADAPGVTLRSDRSMGELSQRNQIRPDGLTGGLQGLPGDGNFLGVGDPVNPQKYMSFPGSHNQEPEVTFDISGKLATLNSGPRNDRPTMGGQDGPFLQRHPQQYAHVKPQLDFMGQGSIRGQHQDSSPNHPFPPNMIHHRPPFQNSTTSGLPEFDHLPPHMMHMQDNLQRQHLMQGFPGGGPPHHQSPNVNNQMQGLIPELNPSQGFPFAHRQPNYGIPPGSQVNRVEHPASLQALLGIHQRIDPSKQSPAMGQAGGPNRQGSMGHELDHGFGYR; this is encoded by the exons ATGAGTATACCTGATGAACAACAATTTTCCATGGATCAACTTGATGAATCAAATAA GAAACCGAGAATTTCATACACGAGAAACTTTCTTTTATCCTTGAAAGATAAAGATGTTTGTACGAAGCTGCCAAATCTTCCCACTGAGTTTAATGATTTACTCTTGCG TGACACCGAAGATCCTTCACCCGAGCGGCTGAGAATTTCTGGCGATTTTGGTTTGAGACGGAATGACTACAGTTCATCGCCTCCCACTAGGGGTGAATTAGGTAGCAACTCCCGAGGCACCCATGGAAGATGGGAGGGGCGCTCAGGTGGATGGAATGATAAAGATGCTGATTCTTCACATTCAGACCGGGACCCAG GAGAGCGTGGAAGGCGTTCTGGCTTGCCGTCTCGGAGGCCTTGGCAACCACCGGAGCATGATGGACTTCTTGGGAAAGGTTCTTTCCCTAAGCCTTCTGGATTTGGTGCGGGATCATCTGGCCCCAGACCTCAATCTAATGACACGTATCAGCTGAGGAGAAGCAATGAACCTTACCATCCTCCTCGCCCATACAAG GCGGAACCTTACACTCGACGTGACGCTAGAGACTCACTAAATGATGAGACGTTTGGTGCGTCTGACTCTACAAGTGAAGATAgagctgaagaagaaagaaaaagaagag CttcttttgagttgttgaggaAGGAACATCAAAAAGTATTTCAGGAGAGGCAAAAATCAAACCCAGACTTACGTAAAAACGACTTCGATTTTACTGAACTGCTTGGGGAGTCCAAAGATGAAAAAGAGCGGCCAAGTAGAAGCGATGAAGTCCATAACACTCCATCAGATCCTGGTTCTAGTAACCACTCTTTTCCCCCTCAAAGTAATGCGCCCAGGCCGCTTGTACCTCCTGGTTTTGCTAGCACAGTTTTGGAAAGAAAGCAAGGGGGAAAACCTCAA GCTGAAACTTCTCAACATGAGCGTAGTCCTTTGAATCCCAAAGGCGTTAATATGGTGAATGCGGGAATTACGATAGGCTCAAGTGAGATGCTGGTAGAAGGTGAAGCTGTTCGTGTCTACTCCCCTGACACAAGTGAAAAGGCTGCTAATATACCTTCATTTGTAGGAATATCTACAAATACAGTTAATCAGGAcaaaagttttgaaaatatttccTCCATCTCAACCGCTGCTGAAGCTCAGGGATATCCTATAAAAACTGAGCAGGCTCCAGTAACGCTAGAACACAAGAAAAGCTTGGAGGATGGGCCATCAATTCTCGATAAGATATTCAACACCGCTATAAATTTGAATAGTGGTGACTCCTCTAGTATAACTCAG AAAATTGTCGTAAAAGTTGAAGAGACAAGGAGCCCTCAGACTGTTAAATCCTCAAAGTTCGCACATCTATTTCTTGAAGAAG ATAACAAGCCAGACGAAGATCCCCCATCTAGCAGGCCACCAGGAGGCTTACTGTCACTACTTCAAGGTGCAGATAAATTGCAAGGCCACGCCACTAAAAACATTGATAAGTTAAGCAACACATCCGCAAGTAAACCAGTAACAGCTGTTCCACCTGTTCTTACTTGCGAAGACCTTGAGCAGTCAATTCTGTCAGAAGTCAGTGAAATcaatcttcctcctcctccttcattGCCAGTTGACCAAGACTTTAGTGTTTCTTCATTGAAGAAGACCAAACAACGGAAAGCATCTGTTGATGACCAGGCTTCGCAGCaccttctttctttattacagaGAAGTGCAGACCCAAAAAGTCAAGATACGGTAACAGAGACTAGACTACCACCATCTGTGAAAGCAAGTACTGCCGGAGAAGCAGATCCGGGGAAGTCTTTGACTCTTGAGAATCTGTTTGGGAGTGCCTTCATGAATGAACTGCAGTCAATTGGAGAACCAGTCTCGGGAAGAGCTATGGTTGCTGATGCTCCTGGGGTCACGCTACGATCAGACAGGTCTATGGGTGAACTGAGCCAAAGAAATCAAATCAGACCTGACGGTCTCACCGGAGGGCTACAAGGCCTTCCAGGAGATGGTAACTTCCTTGGCGTTGGCGATCCTGTAAACCCACAAAAATACATGTCTTTTCCAGGATCTCATAATCAGGAGCCTGAAGTAACTTTCGACATCTCTGGCAAGCTAGCTACTTTAAACTCTGGTCCAAGGAACGATAGACCAACTATGGGAGGTCAAGATGGTCCCTTTCTTCAACGCCATCCCCAACAATATGCTCATGTAAAACCTCAGCTCGATTTCATGGGCCAAGGAAGCATCAGAGGTCAACATCAGGATTCTTCACCAAATCACCCGTTTCCACCAAACATGATTCACCATCGTCCACCTTTCCAGAATTCAACAACTAGTGGACTTCCTGAGTTTGATCATCTTCCGCCTCATATGATGCATATGCAAGACAACCTGCAACGCCAGCATCTAATGCAAGGATTCCCCGGTGGTGGTCCACCACACCATCAGTCTCCTAATGTAAACAATCAAATGCAGGGTCTCATCCCCGAGTTAAATCCATCACAAGGCTTTCCCTTCGCTCATCGCCAACCCAACTACGGTATCCCACCAG GTTCTCAAGTCAACAGAGTTGAACATCCAGCTTCACTGCAGGCACTCTTGGGGATTCACCAGAGGATAGACCCGTCCAAGCAGTCGCCCGCAATGGGTCAAGCCGGTGGTCCTAATCGTCAGGGCTCTATGGGTCATGAACTGGACCATGGCTTTGGCTACAGATAA